Below is a genomic region from Terriglobales bacterium.
CGTCGCCGAGGCAGTGGACGCCACGTAGCCGTCGCCAAAGTCGATCTTCACCGCCGTGATCGTGCCGTCCGGGTCGGCCGAGCCGCTGGTCGATGCGCTCACCGTCAGCGGCGCCATCCCGCTGGTCGGCGTGACTGCCAGCTTCGCCACCGGCGGCTGGTTCGGCGCGCTCACCGTCACCGTAGCGGTCGTGCTGGACGTCGCGCCCAGGTTGTCGGTCACGGTCGCCGTGATCGTCTTCGTGCCCGCCGTGCTGTAGGTGTGGCTCGCGCTCGGACCGGGCAGCACCGTGCCGTCGCCGAAGTCGATGGACGACGACGCGACCGTGCCATCGCTATCCGTGGAGCCCGCCGTCGATGCCGTCACCGTCACCGGCGCCGTGCCGCTGAGCGGCGTGACCGAGAGCGCGGCCGCCGGCGGCTGGTTCACCACCGTCACGTTCACGCTCGACTTGAAGATGTTGTTCGCGCGGTCGTAGCACTGCACGGTGATCTTGTGCGCGCCCGGCGCCGGGCTGAGCGTGGTGTCGATGCTCGCGCCTGCCACCTCGGTCACCTTCTTGCCGTCCAGATAGATCTGCGTCAGCCAGACCTCGCTGCCCGAGGTCCCGCTGGCGGCCACCCGCACCGGTGCGGCCAGCGTCGCCCCCTCCGCCGGCGAAGTGATGGTCACCGCGGACACCGCGGTCACGTCGACGGTGCCGCTGGCGGTCGAGGTGGCCCCCTTGTTGTCCTTCACGGTGACCGTGACGGTGCGGCTGCCGCTCGTCGTGTACGTGTGGCTGGCCACCGGCCCAGCCACGATCGTCCCGTCGCCGAAGTCGATGCTCGAGGACACGATGCTCCCGTCCGCGTCGGTGGAGTTCGCGCTCGAGGCGGTCACCGCCAGCGGCGCCGCGCCCGAGCCCGGCGAGAGCGAAAGCGCGGCTGCCGGCGGCTGGTTCGCCGCGATGGCGACCGTGGCCGTGGCCCTGGCCGTCGCGCCGCGGTCGTCGGTCGAGGTCGCCGTCACCACGTAGTTGCCGGCGCCGGCGTATTCATGCGAGGCGCTCACGCCCGCGACCGCCGCGCTGCCGTCGCCGAAATCGATGGTGGTCGAGGCCACCCAGCCGTCGGGATCCGACGTCGTGACCGTCGCGGTCACCGTCTCCGGCGCCACGCCCGAGGTGCGGTCCAGCGCCACGCTCACCAGCGGCGCCTGGTCGTTCAACGAATACGGCACCGCCGCCGACAGCGCGTTGCGCAGCGACGGCTTCGCGTACGCCTGCACGAACAGCGTGTAGTTGCCCGGGCCGATCCCGAAGCTCGCCAGGTCGACCGCGCGCTGCGCGGCGTCCAGCGAGGTCAGCTTCATCAGGTTCTCGCCGTCGAGCGAGAGAAAGATGTTGAAGTGGTCCACCACCGAAGGCGAGCCCGCGATGCTCCAGCTCAACACCGAGCCGCTGACCGTCGAATTGACCGCGAGGCAGCTGTCGATGCCGGTCTCCAGTTCGCTGCCCTCTTCGTAGTCGTTCCACGTCACCATCTGCATGGAGACGAGCTGCTTGCTCGCGGAGAAGTACTTCCCGGCCTCCGCCAGCGTCGCCAGCCACGTCTGCCCGCACTGCCGGTCCACGATCTTCGGCGGGTTCGACACCCACGCCGCCAGCGTGTTGTTGAACCCCGGATAAGCGGAGCCCACGATCTGCTTGGTCGGATACTTCAGCCCGGTC
It encodes:
- a CDS encoding PKD domain-containing protein; protein product: MRTTVATVIVLVLTAGAFAGDLVIQPTTTRTAESGNNTSGADSFTTQTNGNPAPANISKLAVRSLLYAGATTKIYAHFMPWFGGANHMWVGYRSDDRAQVNKQVDDMMSRGYDGAIVDWYGPNYSRENNTTLYLRDEAETRGGLFHFAVMEDVGALNKCANTAGCDVTQRLIDDLNYAAATYYPSPAYLRMGGRPVMFFFGVDKYAIDWTRARAGVNGNPLFIFRQSSAFTHAQSDGGFSWVGISTDSSVMGLGYLDDFYATGLKYPTKQIVGSAYPGFNNTLAAWVSNPPKIVDRQCGQTWLATLAEAGKYFSASKQLVSMQMVTWNDYEEGSELETGIDSCLAVNSTVSGSVLSWSIAGSPSVVDHFNIFLSLDGENLMKLTSLDAAQRAVDLASFGIGPGNYTLFVQAYAKPSLRNALSAAVPYSLNDQAPLVSVALDRTSGVAPETVTATVTTSDPDGWVASTTIDFGDGSAAVAGVSASHEYAGAGNYVVTATSTDDRGATARATATVAIAANQPPAAALSLSPGSGAAPLAVTASSANSTDADGSIVSSSIDFGDGTIVAGPVASHTYTTSGSRTVTVTVKDNKGATSTASGTVDVTAVSAVTITSPAEGATLAAPVRVAASGTSGSEVWLTQIYLDGKKVTEVAGASIDTTLSPAPGAHKITVQCYDRANNIFKSSVNVTVVNQPPAAALSVTPLSGTAPVTVTASTAGSTDSDGTVASSSIDFGDGTVLPGPSASHTYSTAGTKTITATVTDNLGATSSTTATVTVSAPNQPPVAKLAVTPTSGMAPLTVSASTSGSADPDGTITAVKIDFGDGYVASTASATHQYAIVGTYTVRATVTDDKGASATASQTVSVTAGVTITSPLPGSTVTSLVTVKATAVAAKPITSMKVYIDNVLRYSVSGASVLTSLSASNGGHTLRVEALDSGGAKYSSSVSFTVRKGTVSPIRSTM